A genomic region of Pelodiscus sinensis isolate JC-2024 chromosome 1, ASM4963464v1, whole genome shotgun sequence contains the following coding sequences:
- the CCDC134 gene encoding coiled-coil domain-containing protein 134 encodes MDLLWVCSFFFMLILSRSSSSDTEKQSLDSGLEIYKKLFEVKRKDQMNALKNLIELNDVNQQYKIIDIMLKGLFKVLEDSRAVLIAADVPPDGPFPHDEKLKDAYSHVVENTAFFGDVVLRFPKIVHHYFDRNSNWNNLVRWGISFCNQTGVFDQGPHAQVLGLMAQELGISEKSPDYRNPFKTDQSEFFPSADTFQKALREEEKRRKKEEKRKEIRKGPRISRSQSEL; translated from the exons ATGGATCTGCTCTGGGTCTGCAGCTTTTTCTTCATGCTGATTTTGTCCAGGAGCAGCTCTTCAGACACAGAGAAACAGAGCCTAGACTCTGGCTTGGAAATCT ATAAGAAGCTGTTTGAGGTGAAGCGCAAGGACCAGATGAACGCGCTGAAAAACTTGATTGAGCTCAATGACGTGAACCAACAATATAAAATCATCGACATCATGCTCAAAGGGCTTTTCAAA GTGCTGGAGGACTCCCGGGCGGTTCTTATAGCTGCAGATGTGCCTCCAGATGGGCCCTTCCCTCACGATGAGAAGCTAAAAGATG CCTATTCCCACGTGGTGGAGAACACGGCTTTCTTTGGAGATGTGGTGCTGCGCTTCCCCAAAATCGTCCACCACTACTTTGACCGCAACTCCAACTGGAACAACCTGGTCCGCTGGGGCATCAGCTTCTGCAACCAGACGGGCGTGTTTGACCAGGGACCTCATGCCCAAGTGCTCGGACTG ATGGCTCAGGAGCTGGGAATTAGTGAGAAATCTCCAGATTACCGGAATCCTTTTAAAACCGACCAGTCCGAG TTTTTCCCCAGTGCAGACACGTTCCAGAAGGCCCTGCGTGAGGAAGAGAAACGGAGAAAGAAAGAGGAGAAACGGAAGGAGATCCGCAAGGGGCCCCGCATCTCGCGCTCCCAGTCGGAGTTATAA